The following are from one region of the Halarcobacter sp. genome:
- a CDS encoding TolC family protein, with protein sequence MKKIIISSLLLISSLVSKELEVDLNKAIELAIQNNAMNRISKLNLQMADAQYQQALSANYPSLDAIFYANRDNKDTVFQQRGHFTLSSEYTKIFALADTLNIPAGAARDAAQAAISAVPASAFPQGQINADIDSIAKGRDTVVGQLELNYPAYTGGKISSIIEQARLNKDIKREAINRDENSVVYDVKKYFYGYILTNELYNLVDSIYSNMKFSRDLTKDFLENGTSLEIKKTDYLNIKLLTSLIESTRAKIDLNRKMLEGAIGNVIGLKYNDKVKIIYEEQKILKQNIGLQELVKEAMQLNPDVKTINLALKIKDEQIKEKKADYYPMVNIFGNVSHTYNSYEYGYLNEDDENRWSIGLAVKMNLFNGFKTKNEVVEKRVDKNIINEKKLLLEDAVALQLKNEFIKSSIGFNQVQILKDAVDTAKENSKMNFKGYQYEMVEARDLVQSQLMEVYVKADYLKNVHDYLLSLATIDKLVGREIEKQTY encoded by the coding sequence TTGAAAAAGATAATTATTTCGTCATTGTTATTAATAAGTTCACTTGTTTCAAAAGAGTTAGAAGTGGATTTAAATAAGGCTATTGAATTAGCTATACAAAATAATGCAATGAATAGAATCTCAAAGTTAAATTTACAGATGGCAGATGCACAGTATCAACAAGCATTAAGTGCAAATTATCCTAGTCTTGATGCTATTTTTTATGCAAATAGAGATAACAAAGATACTGTATTTCAACAAAGAGGGCATTTTACTCTATCTTCTGAATATACAAAAATATTTGCTTTAGCTGATACTTTAAATATTCCAGCAGGAGCTGCAAGAGATGCAGCACAAGCTGCTATATCAGCCGTACCAGCAAGTGCTTTTCCCCAAGGACAAATCAATGCTGATATTGATAGTATTGCAAAAGGTAGAGATACTGTAGTTGGACAACTTGAATTAAATTACCCTGCATATACTGGTGGGAAAATATCTTCAATTATTGAACAAGCAAGATTAAATAAAGATATTAAAAGAGAAGCAATAAACAGAGATGAAAACAGTGTAGTCTATGATGTAAAAAAATATTTTTATGGATATATTCTTACAAATGAGTTATATAACTTAGTTGATAGTATATATTCAAATATGAAGTTTAGTAGAGATTTAACAAAAGATTTTTTAGAAAACGGTACATCTTTAGAGATAAAAAAAACTGATTATTTAAATATTAAATTACTAACATCTTTGATTGAATCAACAAGAGCAAAAATAGATTTAAATAGAAAAATGTTAGAGGGTGCAATTGGAAACGTGATAGGCCTTAAATACAATGATAAAGTGAAAATTATATATGAAGAACAAAAAATATTAAAACAAAACATAGGTTTGCAAGAACTTGTAAAAGAAGCTATGCAGTTAAATCCTGATGTAAAAACAATAAACTTAGCATTAAAAATCAAAGATGAACAAATCAAAGAGAAAAAAGCAGACTATTATCCAATGGTAAATATTTTTGGTAATGTAAGTCATACATATAACTCTTATGAATATGGTTATTTAAATGAAGACGATGAAAATAGATGGAGTATTGGCCTTGCAGTTAAAATGAATCTTTTTAATGGTTTTAAAACAAAAAATGAAGTTGTTGAAAAAAGAGTTGATAAAAATATAATAAATGAGAAAAAATTATTGTTAGAAGATGCGGTTGCATTACAACTTAAAAATGAGTTTATAAAAAGCTCAATTGGGTTCAATCAAGTACAAATATTAAAAGATGCAGTAGATACTGCAAAAGAGAATAGTAAAATGAATTTTAAAGGTTATCAGTATGAAATGGTTGAAGCTAGGGATTTAGTTCAATCTCAACTAATGGAAGTATATGTAAAAGCTGATTATCTAAAAAATGTACATGATTATTTACTATCTCTAGCAACAATAGATAAATTAGTAGGTAGAGAAATTGAAAAACAGACTTATTAG
- the tgt gene encoding tRNA guanosine(34) transglycosylase Tgt has product MKFKIDGKSYHKARACTIETAHSTIQTPVFMPVGTQATVKALDANDMLSLGAKIILGNTYHLYLRPGSKLVKKFGGLHGFSKFPNSFLTDSGGFQAFSLSDNSKPDENGITFKSHIDGSKHYFTPQSVLDTQYDLGSDIMMILDDLVALPNTRERIKKSIERTTKWAQEAITYHKEQQAKGIGTNQNIFAIIQGGTDKEFRELSAKQLCSLTDFDGFAIGGLSVGEPNQDMYETVEWTTNFMPEDKPRYLMGVGTPEDLIENIERGVDMFDCVMPTRNARNGTLFTSFGRVNIKKASFKEDAAPIDPECECYTCKNFTRAYMNHLFRAGEITYFRLASLHNIHYYLTLMKQAREAILADNWVEFKKEFYTKRGVTKE; this is encoded by the coding sequence ATGAAATTTAAAATTGATGGAAAATCATATCACAAAGCAAGAGCTTGTACTATTGAAACTGCACATAGTACAATACAAACTCCTGTATTTATGCCTGTTGGAACTCAAGCAACAGTAAAAGCACTAGATGCAAATGATATGTTAAGTCTTGGAGCAAAAATTATCTTAGGAAATACATACCACTTATACCTAAGACCAGGAAGCAAATTAGTTAAAAAATTTGGAGGTCTACATGGCTTTTCTAAATTTCCAAACTCATTTTTAACTGATAGTGGTGGTTTTCAAGCTTTCTCTTTAAGTGATAACTCAAAACCAGATGAAAATGGAATCACATTTAAATCTCATATAGATGGAAGTAAACACTACTTTACTCCACAAAGTGTACTTGATACACAATATGATTTAGGTAGTGATATTATGATGATTTTAGATGATTTAGTTGCTCTTCCAAATACAAGAGAGAGAATTAAAAAATCTATAGAAAGAACTACAAAGTGGGCTCAAGAAGCAATCACTTACCATAAAGAGCAACAAGCAAAGGGTATTGGAACAAATCAAAATATTTTTGCAATTATCCAAGGGGGAACAGACAAAGAATTTAGAGAATTAAGTGCAAAACAGCTTTGTTCTTTAACTGATTTTGATGGATTTGCTATTGGTGGATTAAGTGTAGGAGAACCAAATCAAGATATGTACGAAACTGTTGAGTGGACTACAAACTTTATGCCTGAAGATAAACCAAGATATCTTATGGGAGTTGGAACACCTGAAGATTTAATAGAAAACATCGAAAGAGGTGTTGATATGTTTGATTGCGTTATGCCAACAAGAAATGCTAGAAATGGTACACTTTTTACAAGTTTTGGAAGAGTAAATATCAAAAAAGCGTCATTTAAAGAAGATGCTGCACCAATTGACCCAGAGTGTGAATGTTATACTTGTAAAAACTTTACAAGAGCATATATGAATCACCTTTTTAGGGCTGGGGAGATTACATATTTTAGATTAGCTTCATTACACAATATTCACTACTATTTAACACTAATGAAACAAGCTAGAGAAGCAATTTTAGCTGATAACTGGGTAGAATTTAAAAAAGAGTTTTATACTAAAAGAGGGGTTACTAAAGAGTAA
- the gatC gene encoding Asp-tRNA(Asn)/Glu-tRNA(Gln) amidotransferase subunit GatC has translation MTVDDKLIEKLAKLSSLEIEESKKENLKSELADIINFVENLNEIDVSNIEATFNTVEGGTPLREDEAKQDLELSNHILKHAPKSEDGYFIVPKIIE, from the coding sequence ATGACGGTTGATGACAAACTAATCGAAAAATTAGCAAAACTATCTAGTCTTGAGATTGAAGAATCAAAAAAAGAAAACCTTAAATCTGAACTTGCAGATATTATCAACTTTGTTGAAAATCTAAATGAGATTGATGTTTCTAATATCGAAGCAACTTTTAACACAGTTGAGGGTGGAACTCCACTAAGAGAAGATGAAGCAAAACAAGATTTAGAACTATCAAATCACATTTTAAAACATGCACCAAAATCAGAAGATGGATACTTTATAGTTCCAAAAATTATTGAGTAG
- a CDS encoding arsenate reductase family protein, which yields MSYKVYGIKTCNSVRSALKFFKDNNIEVEFCDLRKEPPASDVIKNWVDKAGIDIVFNNKGAKYRDLKLKELNLDDEGKFEWLCKEPMLVKRPVVVHNENVTVGFKEDIYKETFL from the coding sequence ATGTCTTATAAAGTTTATGGAATAAAAACTTGTAACTCAGTAAGAAGTGCACTAAAGTTTTTCAAAGACAACAATATAGAAGTTGAGTTTTGTGACCTAAGAAAAGAACCACCTGCATCTGATGTAATTAAAAACTGGGTTGACAAAGCTGGTATTGATATTGTTTTTAATAACAAAGGTGCTAAATATAGAGACCTAAAACTAAAAGAGTTAAATCTTGATGATGAGGGTAAATTTGAATGGTTATGTAAAGAACCAATGCTTGTAAAAAGACCTGTTGTAGTTCATAATGAAAATGTTACAGTAGGATTTAAAGAGGATATTTATAAAGAAACTTTTCTTTAA
- a CDS encoding class II 3-deoxy-7-phosphoheptulonate synthase codes for MNNWNPDSWRNFPIKQQPLYDDLEKLTKVEKELATYPPLIFAEEARRLKSQLSDVSEGKAFLLQGGDCAESFNAFDANNIKDLFKVMMQMAVVLTFSGGCPVVKVGRIAGQFAKPRSSDYEEVNGIALPSYRGDIINNVGFSQKDRTPKPKRLLKAYNQSAATLNLLRAFARGGMADLHKVHAWNLDFVKDNTLGEKYDQLADKISETLKFMESCGITSSNTNQLRETVLYTSHEALLLNYEEALTRRDSLTNDWYDCSAHMLWIGDRTRELDGAHIEYFRGIKNPIGCKVGPSMKEDELIRLIDALNPENEAGRLNLIVRMGHDKVADIFPNLLKKVESEGKKVVWSCDPMHGNVEKTDNGYKTRDFANILSEVKQFFQIHKAQGSVAGGIHLEMTGQNVTECTGSASSAITAEGLASRYHTQCDPRLNADQSLELAFMIAETLKEARK; via the coding sequence ATGAATAATTGGAATCCAGATAGTTGGAGAAACTTTCCAATAAAACAACAACCATTATATGATGATTTAGAAAAATTAACAAAGGTTGAGAAAGAGTTAGCAACTTATCCTCCGTTAATTTTTGCAGAAGAAGCAAGACGATTAAAAAGTCAATTGTCTGATGTATCAGAAGGAAAAGCATTTTTACTTCAAGGTGGAGATTGCGCTGAATCTTTTAATGCCTTTGATGCAAACAATATAAAAGATTTATTTAAAGTTATGATGCAAATGGCAGTTGTACTGACTTTTTCAGGTGGTTGTCCTGTAGTAAAAGTTGGTAGAATTGCAGGTCAATTTGCAAAACCTAGAAGTTCAGATTATGAAGAGGTAAATGGAATTGCACTTCCATCATACAGAGGTGACATAATCAACAATGTAGGGTTTTCTCAAAAAGATAGAACTCCTAAACCAAAGAGATTGTTAAAAGCATATAATCAAAGTGCTGCTACATTAAATCTTTTAAGGGCATTTGCTAGAGGTGGTATGGCAGACTTACATAAAGTTCATGCTTGGAATTTAGATTTTGTTAAAGATAATACTTTAGGTGAAAAGTATGACCAATTAGCAGATAAAATTTCTGAAACACTAAAGTTTATGGAATCTTGTGGAATTACAAGTTCTAACACAAACCAATTAAGAGAAACAGTACTTTACACTTCTCATGAAGCTTTATTATTAAACTATGAAGAAGCTCTTACAAGAAGAGATTCTCTTACAAATGATTGGTATGATTGTAGTGCTCATATGTTATGGATTGGTGATAGAACAAGAGAATTAGATGGTGCACATATTGAATACTTTAGAGGAATCAAAAACCCTATTGGTTGTAAAGTTGGTCCATCAATGAAAGAAGATGAACTTATTAGACTAATTGATGCTTTAAACCCAGAAAATGAAGCTGGAAGACTTAACTTAATAGTTAGAATGGGACATGACAAAGTTGCAGATATTTTCCCTAATCTTCTTAAAAAAGTTGAGAGTGAAGGTAAAAAAGTTGTTTGGTCATGTGACCCAATGCATGGAAATGTTGAGAAAACTGACAACGGTTATAAAACAAGAGACTTTGCTAATATTTTAAGTGAAGTAAAACAGTTCTTCCAAATCCATAAAGCACAAGGAAGTGTTGCAGGTGGTATTCATTTAGAGATGACAGGACAAAATGTTACTGAGTGTACAGGAAGTGCAAGTTCGGCTATTACAGCTGAAGGCTTAGCAAGTAGATATCACACACAATGTGACCCAAGATTAAATGCAGATCAATCTTTAGAATTGGCATTTATGATAGCTGAAACTTTAAAAGAAGCTAGAAAATAA
- a CDS encoding transaldolase, translating into MSLKEDINFSLWCDFIERDFLENRFKNLIEEKIIYGATSNPAIFESSISNSVAYGQQLQMLQANEAKTIYEELAITDIKRAAELLNDLYMEDQNDGFISIEVDPELCDDAKGTIEEGMRLNSLISSENVMIKVPATSAGYEAMKELTSQGINVNATLIFSPLQAIACAKALDEGIKLSNKDTKAVISIFVSRLDRLCDSELFAKGLKKAQLGIMNATKCYHEIEKFENSNIRTLFASTGVKGDDLEGSYYIDNLLYPNSVNTAPLATIDEWLENGQTEPSEIPSEEACDKYFKTLADNKIDMKSNYTKLLDDGLSAFKDSFKDLLNKLQKD; encoded by the coding sequence ATGAGTTTAAAAGAGGATATAAATTTTTCACTTTGGTGTGATTTTATTGAAAGAGATTTTTTAGAAAACAGATTTAAAAATTTAATCGAAGAAAAGATTATTTATGGGGCAACATCAAACCCAGCAATCTTTGAATCTTCAATCTCAAATTCAGTAGCATATGGTCAACAATTACAAATGCTACAAGCTAATGAAGCAAAAACAATTTATGAAGAGTTGGCAATTACAGATATTAAAAGGGCAGCAGAACTTTTAAATGATTTATATATGGAAGACCAAAATGATGGATTTATATCAATTGAAGTTGATCCAGAACTTTGTGATGATGCAAAAGGAACTATAGAAGAAGGGATGAGACTTAATTCTTTAATAAGTTCTGAAAATGTGATGATTAAAGTTCCTGCAACAAGTGCAGGATATGAAGCTATGAAGGAGTTAACTTCTCAAGGAATTAATGTAAACGCTACATTGATTTTCTCTCCACTTCAAGCAATTGCTTGTGCAAAAGCTTTAGATGAAGGGATAAAACTTTCAAATAAAGATACAAAAGCTGTAATCTCTATTTTTGTTTCAAGACTTGATAGATTATGTGATTCAGAACTTTTTGCAAAAGGATTAAAAAAAGCACAACTTGGTATTATGAATGCAACTAAGTGTTACCATGAGATAGAAAAGTTTGAAAATTCTAATATTAGAACACTATTTGCTAGTACAGGTGTAAAAGGTGATGATTTAGAAGGTAGTTACTATATTGATAATCTTCTTTACCCAAATTCAGTAAATACAGCACCTTTGGCAACTATTGATGAATGGTTAGAAAATGGGCAAACTGAGCCTAGTGAGATCCCTTCTGAAGAGGCTTGTGATAAATATTTTAAAACTTTAGCTGATAATAAAATTGATATGAAAAGTAATTACACAAAACTTTTAGATGATGGTTTATCAGCATTTAAAGACTCATTTAAAGATTTACTTAACAAATTACAAAAAGATTAA
- the serB gene encoding phosphoserine phosphatase SerB, which yields MKLAVFDFDSTLMDGETIDFLAKPLGLEEKVAVITEKAMAGELDFFESLVERVSLLKGLEYSKAVEICKDLPLMPGAFETIAKLKEDGYKVVCFSGGFRIGTTPAKEKLKLDADFSNILHEKDGILTGLVGGDMMFGFSKGDMIQRVQSLLGVSKENTLVAGDGANDVSMFPYADKRVAFCGREILKKEANIIVDEKDLTKILEYI from the coding sequence ATGAAATTAGCAGTTTTTGATTTTGATTCAACACTTATGGATGGGGAAACTATTGACTTTTTGGCTAAACCTTTAGGTTTAGAAGAAAAAGTTGCAGTTATTACTGAAAAAGCAATGGCAGGTGAGTTAGATTTCTTTGAATCATTAGTTGAAAGAGTATCTTTATTAAAAGGCTTAGAGTATTCAAAAGCTGTAGAAATATGTAAAGATTTACCACTTATGCCAGGGGCTTTTGAAACAATTGCAAAGCTAAAAGAGGATGGTTATAAAGTGGTTTGTTTTTCAGGTGGTTTTAGAATTGGTACGACTCCTGCAAAAGAAAAATTAAAACTTGATGCTGATTTTTCAAATATATTACATGAAAAAGATGGAATATTAACAGGACTTGTTGGTGGAGATATGATGTTTGGATTTTCAAAAGGGGATATGATTCAAAGAGTTCAATCTTTACTTGGAGTATCAAAAGAGAATACACTTGTAGCGGGGGATGGTGCAAATGATGTCTCTATGTTTCCATATGCAGATAAAAGAGTTGCATTTTGTGGAAGAGAGATTTTAAAAAAAGAAGCTAATATTATTGTTGATGAAAAAGATTTAACTAAAATATTAGAATATATTTAA
- the ruvX gene encoding Holliday junction resolvase RuvX codes for MKLASIDIGLKRIGMAISLHNDIVTPLPAVLRKNRNQASSDVLKVLKEWEIEKLIVGFPSASEDMQKRVEHFTKLLELNIPYEFQEENMSSIEAEELIKGDIKYKRDGRVDSLAAKIILERYLSK; via the coding sequence TTGAAACTTGCATCAATTGATATTGGACTAAAAAGAATAGGTATGGCAATATCCCTACATAATGATATAGTAACCCCTCTTCCAGCAGTTTTAAGAAAAAATAGAAATCAAGCTTCAAGTGATGTTTTAAAAGTTTTAAAAGAGTGGGAAATTGAAAAACTTATTGTTGGATTTCCAAGTGCCAGTGAAGATATGCAAAAAAGAGTCGAACATTTTACAAAACTTTTAGAACTAAATATCCCTTATGAATTTCAAGAAGAAAATATGAGCTCTATTGAAGCAGAAGAACTTATAAAAGGTGATATAAAATATAAAAGAGATGGAAGAGTTGATTCCCTTGCAGCTAAAATTATACTTGAAAGATATTTAAGTAAATAA
- the acpS gene encoding holo-ACP synthase, with the protein MIGIDIASIQRIEKMYEKFGQKAYARFLDEEEIALVKSSSTAAGFWAAKEAASKALGTGIGKECSFHDIKIKKNKLGAPKLKYSKDIRKKFKIKKSHLSITHDEGVAVAVVYNIKK; encoded by the coding sequence ATGATAGGTATAGATATAGCTTCAATTCAAAGAATTGAAAAGATGTATGAGAAGTTCGGTCAAAAGGCTTATGCAAGGTTTTTAGATGAAGAAGAGATAGCTCTTGTAAAATCTTCAAGTACAGCTGCTGGATTTTGGGCAGCAAAAGAGGCTGCAAGTAAAGCTTTGGGAACGGGAATTGGAAAAGAATGCTCTTTTCATGATATAAAAATCAAAAAAAATAAACTGGGAGCTCCAAAATTAAAATATTCAAAAGATATTAGAAAAAAATTTAAAATTAAGAAATCTCATCTTTCTATAACTCATGATGAGGGTGTAGCTGTAGCTGTAGTTTATAATATCAAAAAATAG
- a CDS encoding ABC transporter permease — MKLFMNKLLYLIIMLFIISLISFLAINLAPNSFFASGQLNPNITPESIEQLKAVYGLDKPLYVQFFSWLTALMHLDFGISFASGQMVKEEILDRIPITLTINIISMFLIFAISLYLGIQAALKKDSKTDKFVGQLSLLSFSMPSFYLALLMVMIFSIYFEILPIAGLHSVPNDGSLTYYLDFAWHLVLPISIITFGGIGSLTLYIRSLTIEILKSDYIFFAKSRGLSKKTILRYYILPNLYPPVITLLGLSLPGIIGGSVILETIFSIDGMGLLFYQSALSHDYPVIMGILIIGAFLTLLGNMLADLILLKLNPNYDGK, encoded by the coding sequence ATGAAACTATTTATGAACAAATTATTATATCTTATTATCATGCTTTTTATAATAAGCTTAATATCATTTTTGGCTATAAATCTAGCGCCTAATTCTTTTTTTGCTAGTGGACAGCTAAATCCAAATATTACGCCAGAATCTATTGAACAATTAAAAGCAGTATATGGACTTGATAAACCATTATATGTTCAGTTTTTTTCATGGTTAACAGCTTTAATGCATTTGGATTTTGGTATCTCATTTGCAAGTGGACAAATGGTAAAAGAAGAGATTTTAGATAGAATTCCTATAACTCTAACTATAAATATCATCTCTATGTTTTTAATTTTTGCTATCTCGTTATATTTAGGTATTCAAGCAGCATTAAAAAAAGACTCAAAAACAGATAAGTTTGTTGGACAACTATCTCTTTTAAGTTTTTCAATGCCCTCTTTTTATCTTGCTTTATTGATGGTAATGATTTTTTCTATATACTTTGAAATCTTACCAATAGCAGGATTACACTCTGTACCAAATGATGGAAGTTTAACATACTATTTAGATTTTGCTTGGCATTTAGTTTTACCAATTTCAATTATCACTTTTGGAGGAATTGGAAGTTTAACTTTATATATTAGATCTTTAACCATAGAGATACTCAAATCAGATTATATATTTTTTGCTAAATCAAGAGGTTTAAGTAAAAAAACAATATTAAGATATTATATTTTGCCAAATTTATATCCTCCGGTAATTACCCTTTTAGGTTTATCACTACCTGGTATTATTGGTGGAAGTGTGATTTTAGAAACAATTTTTTCTATTGATGGAATGGGTTTATTATTTTATCAAAGTGCTTTAAGTCACGATTATCCTGTAATTATGGGAATATTAATTATTGGTGCATTTTTAACACTTTTAGGAAATATGTTAGCAGATTTAATTCTTCTAAAACTAAATCCTAATTATGACGGAAAATAA
- the panC gene encoding pantoate--beta-alanine ligase yields MKILKTIEELQEVRKNILGTVGFVPTMGALHDGHISLIKQARTENDIVFVSIFVNPTQFLPGEDLDAYPRREEADKKICEMCKADYLFMPEISSMYKEEEVLIKAPNKSYILEGKARPSHFDGVLQVVLKLFGLVQPTNAYFGKKDAQQLTLIQQMVKNLFLPINIIPCPIVRESDGLARSSRNVYLTAQQRKDALLISKSLYSAANLIGKKEISVEAVKNRMYEVMETLDVEYVEIVNREFDKIDTIEIGNTIILVVARFGNTRLLDNIWL; encoded by the coding sequence TTGAAAATTTTAAAAACTATTGAAGAACTACAAGAGGTTCGAAAAAATATCTTGGGAACAGTTGGTTTTGTTCCTACAATGGGAGCATTACATGATGGACATATCTCTTTAATAAAACAAGCTAGAACTGAAAATGATATAGTATTTGTTTCTATTTTTGTAAACCCTACACAATTTTTACCTGGTGAAGATTTAGATGCTTATCCTAGACGTGAAGAAGCAGATAAAAAAATATGTGAAATGTGTAAAGCAGATTATCTTTTTATGCCAGAAATAAGCTCAATGTATAAAGAGGAAGAGGTATTAATTAAAGCTCCAAATAAAAGTTATATTTTGGAAGGAAAAGCTAGACCTAGCCACTTTGATGGTGTTTTACAAGTTGTACTTAAATTATTTGGTTTAGTTCAACCAACAAATGCATATTTTGGAAAAAAAGATGCACAGCAACTTACACTTATTCAACAAATGGTAAAAAATCTATTTTTACCAATTAATATTATTCCTTGTCCTATTGTAAGAGAGAGTGATGGATTAGCTAGAAGTTCTAGAAATGTTTATTTAACTGCGCAACAAAGAAAAGATGCCTTACTTATATCAAAATCTTTATACTCAGCAGCAAATCTAATAGGAAAAAAAGAGATTAGCGTAGAAGCTGTAAAAAATAGAATGTATGAAGTTATGGAAACTTTAGATGTTGAATATGTAGAGATTGTAAATAGGGAATTTGATAAAATTGATACTATTGAGATTGGGAATACTATTATTTTAGTTGTGGCTAGATTTGGCAATACAAGACTTCTTGATAATATATGGCTGTAA
- the rimO gene encoding 30S ribosomal protein S12 methylthiotransferase RimO — protein sequence MKFSENKPQKSLHLVSLGCTKNLVDSEIMLGKLKEYKITNEPETADVIIVNTCGFIDSAKEESINTILTLHDDRKEESVLVMAGCLSERYKEELQKELPEIDIFTGVGDYDKIDKLVEEKRSFFTDEVFLLNEENDRVITGSSYHAYIKLSEGCNQSCSFCAIPNFKGKLHSRTLESLVKEVKNLVKNGYTDFSFVSQDSSSYLRDLDIKDGLERLIEEVEKIEGVKSARILYLYPSTTTLSLIEKIKNSKVFENYFDMPLQHISSNLLKIMKRGKGVEKLKELMEAMRKVPNSFVRTTFIVGHPGETQEDFEELCNYVKEYKFDRANVFSYSDEEGTSAYDRVDKIEQEIIDSRAEILGEIISETTNNSFENEIGKEFEVYIDGESEEHEYLLSARKITWAPDIDGEIYINDNELYDENDPKQLEFGKIYKVKITELVGDKLLATVIK from the coding sequence ATGAAATTTAGTGAAAACAAACCTCAAAAATCTTTACACTTAGTTAGTCTTGGATGTACAAAAAACCTTGTAGATTCTGAGATCATGTTAGGAAAACTTAAAGAGTATAAAATTACTAACGAACCAGAAACTGCAGATGTAATTATTGTAAATACCTGTGGATTTATTGATAGTGCAAAAGAAGAAAGTATTAATACAATTTTAACTTTACACGATGATAGAAAAGAAGAATCAGTACTTGTTATGGCTGGGTGTTTAAGTGAAAGATATAAAGAGGAACTACAAAAAGAACTTCCCGAAATAGATATTTTTACAGGGGTTGGGGATTATGACAAAATTGATAAACTAGTAGAAGAAAAAAGAAGTTTTTTTACTGACGAAGTTTTTCTTTTAAATGAAGAAAATGACAGAGTTATTACTGGTTCATCATACCATGCATATATAAAACTAAGTGAAGGGTGTAACCAAAGCTGTTCATTTTGTGCTATACCAAACTTTAAAGGTAAGCTTCATTCAAGAACACTTGAATCTTTAGTTAAAGAGGTTAAAAATCTAGTTAAAAATGGTTATACAGATTTCTCTTTTGTTTCACAAGACTCTTCATCTTATTTAAGAGATTTAGATATTAAAGATGGACTTGAAAGATTAATTGAAGAGGTTGAAAAAATTGAAGGTGTTAAAAGCGCAAGAATTCTTTATCTTTACCCTTCTACTACAACTTTAAGTTTGATTGAGAAGATTAAAAACTCAAAGGTATTTGAAAACTATTTTGACATGCCTTTACAACATATTTCATCAAACCTTCTTAAAATTATGAAAAGAGGAAAAGGTGTAGAAAAACTTAAAGAGCTAATGGAGGCTATGAGAAAAGTTCCAAATAGTTTTGTAAGAACAACATTTATTGTTGGACACCCTGGTGAAACTCAAGAAGATTTTGAAGAGCTTTGTAATTATGTAAAAGAATATAAATTTGATAGAGCAAATGTATTTTCATATTCGGATGAAGAGGGTACAAGTGCTTATGATAGAGTAGACAAAATTGAGCAAGAGATTATTGATTCTAGAGCTGAAATTTTAGGTGAAATTATCTCTGAAACAACAAATAACTCTTTTGAAAATGAGATTGGAAAAGAGTTTGAAGTTTATATTGATGGTGAAAGTGAAGAGCACGAATATCTTTTAAGCGCAAGAAAAATAACTTGGGCACCAGATATTGATGGAGAAATCTATATTAACGATAATGAACTATACGATGAAAATGATCCAAAACAATTAGAGTTTGGTAAAATTTATAAAGTAAAAATAACTGAATTAGTTGGAGATAAACTTTTAGCTACAGTTATCAAATAA